The following proteins are encoded in a genomic region of Mycolicibacterium rutilum:
- a CDS encoding amidase, protein MIPTAAELVQGYRTRTISPVEATREALAAIDAYDGAVNAYVLVDPEGALAAARASEKRWLAGEPLGPGDGMPTSIKDALWTRSWPTLRGSWLIDEAGPWDEDAPCTARLRETGAVLLGKTTTPEYSWKGVTDSPRFGVTGNPWDPTKTAGGSSGGSAAAVGLGMGVWSVGTDAGGSVRIPAGFTGTVALKPTYGLIPHYPPSPFGTLAHPGPMTRTVADTAALMDVITGFDARDWSAMPTPRSSFLAGLDDGVAGLRVAFSSNFGFVRNDPEVDAAVRAAVTVLSDAGASVEEIDPGFADPVDAFHVLWFSGAAKVLQAYGEAVDDRVDAGLRRIAAAGASLTASDYLDATAVRMQLGQVMGRFHQHYDVLITPTLPMPAFTAGRDVPEGWPSPDWATWTPYTYPFNMTQQPALSVPCGFTAAGLPIGLQIVGPRHADALVLRVGQSYETATDWRRRTPALTAQGVR, encoded by the coding sequence ATGATCCCGACGGCCGCCGAGTTGGTGCAGGGCTACCGAACCAGAACCATCTCGCCCGTCGAGGCCACCCGGGAGGCGTTGGCCGCGATCGACGCGTACGACGGCGCCGTCAACGCCTACGTGCTCGTCGACCCCGAGGGGGCACTGGCCGCGGCGCGGGCATCCGAGAAGCGTTGGCTCGCAGGCGAACCGCTCGGACCTGGCGACGGGATGCCGACGTCGATCAAGGACGCGTTGTGGACGCGCAGTTGGCCGACTCTGCGCGGTAGTTGGCTCATCGACGAAGCCGGCCCGTGGGACGAGGACGCGCCCTGCACGGCGCGACTGCGCGAGACCGGCGCCGTCTTGCTCGGCAAGACCACGACGCCGGAGTACTCGTGGAAGGGTGTCACCGACTCACCGCGGTTCGGTGTCACCGGCAATCCGTGGGATCCCACCAAGACCGCGGGTGGGTCCAGCGGCGGCAGCGCAGCGGCGGTAGGCCTCGGGATGGGCGTGTGGTCGGTCGGTACCGACGCGGGCGGATCGGTGCGAATTCCGGCGGGATTCACCGGAACGGTCGCGCTCAAGCCGACCTATGGGCTGATTCCGCACTACCCGCCGAGCCCATTCGGCACGCTGGCGCACCCCGGTCCCATGACCAGGACGGTGGCCGACACCGCTGCGCTGATGGACGTGATCACCGGGTTCGACGCCCGGGACTGGTCGGCCATGCCGACGCCGCGCTCGTCGTTCCTTGCCGGTCTCGACGACGGCGTCGCGGGCCTGCGGGTGGCGTTCTCTTCGAACTTCGGTTTTGTGCGCAACGACCCGGAGGTCGACGCGGCGGTGCGGGCCGCGGTGACCGTGCTCTCCGATGCGGGCGCCTCGGTCGAGGAGATCGACCCCGGGTTCGCGGATCCGGTCGATGCCTTCCACGTCCTGTGGTTCTCGGGTGCGGCAAAAGTGTTGCAGGCGTACGGCGAAGCGGTCGACGACCGAGTGGATGCGGGCTTGCGCCGGATCGCGGCGGCGGGTGCTTCGTTGACGGCGTCGGATTACCTCGATGCGACGGCCGTCCGGATGCAACTGGGACAGGTGATGGGCCGGTTTCACCAGCACTATGACGTGCTGATCACGCCGACGCTGCCGATGCCCGCCTTCACCGCCGGTCGCGACGTGCCGGAGGGCTGGCCGTCACCGGACTGGGCGACATGGACGCCGTACACCTACCCTTTCAACATGACTCAGCAGCCCGCGCTGAGCGTGCCTTGCGGGTTCACCGCAGCGGGCCTGCCGATCGGGCTGCAGATCGTCGGCCCACGCCACGCCGACGCCCTGGTGCTGCGGGTGGGACAGAGCTACGAGACGGCCACCGACTGGCGTCGGCGCACGCCGGCCCTGACAGCACAAGGAGTTCGATGA
- a CDS encoding maleate cis-trans isomerase family protein produces the protein MATVGLLYPGHSAEDDFPALEARVPGRVRLPVVITSVGEDAHRVDALLDLGGEDRLADGVRRLADTRPQAVMWACTSGSFVFGPEGARHQAAKVAAAAGVPASSTSIAFVDALRHLGIGRVAVAASYPHDVAEHFVRFLAADGVEVVAMGSHGIITAAEVGTLEPDRVCDMVIAADHPDAQAVLVPDTAMHTLAIIDRLEAAVGKPVLTANQVTVWKGLQLAGGAPALPGLGRLFGGTA, from the coding sequence ATGGCGACCGTAGGACTGCTCTACCCGGGGCACAGTGCCGAGGACGACTTCCCCGCGCTCGAGGCGCGGGTGCCCGGGCGGGTGCGCTTGCCCGTGGTCATCACCTCGGTGGGTGAGGACGCGCACCGGGTCGACGCGCTGCTGGATCTCGGCGGCGAGGACCGCCTGGCCGACGGTGTGCGCCGGCTCGCCGACACCCGCCCACAGGCTGTGATGTGGGCGTGCACGTCGGGCAGCTTCGTGTTCGGACCCGAGGGTGCTCGCCATCAGGCCGCGAAAGTCGCTGCGGCAGCCGGCGTTCCGGCGTCGTCCACCTCGATCGCTTTTGTCGACGCGCTGCGTCACCTTGGCATCGGGCGCGTCGCGGTAGCCGCGTCCTACCCGCATGACGTCGCCGAACACTTCGTGCGATTCCTGGCCGCCGACGGCGTCGAGGTGGTGGCGATGGGCAGCCACGGGATCATCACCGCGGCCGAGGTCGGCACGCTCGAGCCGGACCGGGTGTGCGACATGGTCATCGCGGCCGACCACCCTGACGCCCAGGCGGTGCTGGTCCCCGACACCGCCATGCACACGCTGGCGATCATCGACCGGCTCGAGGCCGCGGTGGGTAAGCCGGTGCTGACCGCCAATCAGGTCACCGTGTGGAAGGGCCTGCAACTCGCCGGCGGGGCGCCCGCGCTTCCGGGACTGGGCCGCCTGTTCGGGGGAACCGCGTGA
- a CDS encoding HNH endonuclease signature motif containing protein: MESGRVSERIAALRREVDALMAEPLDALSTTEVLAATAEWESFVRASAMVRHHLVAQLGRAPVAELGESSVGRALSTLLRISVAQGNQRVAEAKQLAPRVTMTGERLAPVLANTAAAVRQGLIGAEHVRVIRKFFDKQIPRSVGFDVREAAEAHLADLAGGLDPQQLGQAAKRLAQHIDQDGEFCEELVKQKRGIWFSKQRPDGSSEIHGTVDAATRAWIEAGWAIYGAPGRNNPDAPDVEPAPEPGDDPAEPADSEAVDAADNGSSEVEPADREATEASDVGPSADVVVTDTRTRAQRNHDAMGAMCRDLLALRGSSTHNGLPATVVITATLQDLQAAAGHGVTAGGTLVPMRDVIAMAANAHNYLAVFDQHTSQPLYLGRARRCASTAQRLMLFGLERGCTKPGCSAPAYETQVHHAVTDWADGGRTDITELTLACGPHNRSVKPGGWRTGKRRDWRTEWLPPPQLDTGQARVNNYHHVCHERGSEARCR, from the coding sequence ATGGAGTCGGGCCGGGTCAGCGAGCGGATCGCGGCATTGCGCCGCGAGGTCGATGCGCTGATGGCCGAGCCCCTCGATGCCTTGAGCACTACTGAGGTGTTGGCGGCGACCGCCGAGTGGGAGTCGTTTGTGCGCGCGTCGGCGATGGTGAGGCATCACCTGGTGGCGCAGTTGGGCCGCGCACCGGTTGCCGAGCTGGGGGAGTCCAGCGTGGGTCGGGCGCTGTCGACGTTGTTGCGGATCTCGGTCGCGCAGGGCAATCAGCGGGTGGCCGAGGCCAAACAGTTGGCCCCGCGGGTCACGATGACCGGTGAGCGGTTGGCCCCGGTGCTCGCGAACACGGCTGCAGCGGTGCGGCAAGGGTTGATCGGTGCTGAGCATGTACGGGTGATCCGCAAGTTCTTCGATAAGCAGATCCCGCGGTCGGTGGGCTTTGATGTGCGCGAGGCCGCCGAAGCACACTTGGCTGACCTGGCGGGTGGGCTGGATCCGCAACAGCTGGGTCAGGCCGCCAAGCGGTTGGCTCAGCACATCGATCAAGACGGTGAGTTCTGCGAGGAGTTGGTCAAGCAAAAGCGTGGGATCTGGTTCAGCAAGCAGCGCCCCGATGGCAGCAGCGAGATCCACGGCACCGTCGATGCGGCGACGCGGGCGTGGATCGAAGCGGGCTGGGCGATCTACGGCGCCCCGGGCCGCAACAACCCCGACGCCCCGGACGTCGAACCCGCCCCCGAGCCCGGCGACGACCCCGCCGAACCGGCCGACAGCGAGGCGGTCGACGCTGCCGACAACGGGTCGTCCGAGGTCGAACCGGCGGATCGCGAGGCGACCGAAGCTTCCGACGTTGGACCCTCAGCGGACGTCGTGGTCACTGATACGCGCACGCGGGCGCAGCGCAATCACGATGCGATGGGCGCGATGTGCCGTGATCTGCTGGCGTTGCGGGGCAGCAGCACCCATAACGGGTTGCCGGCCACCGTCGTCATCACCGCGACCTTGCAGGACTTGCAGGCCGCGGCGGGGCACGGGGTGACCGCGGGCGGGACCCTGGTGCCGATGCGCGACGTGATCGCGATGGCGGCTAACGCGCACAACTATCTGGCGGTGTTCGACCAGCACACCAGCCAACCGCTCTACCTCGGGCGCGCGCGCCGGTGTGCCAGCACCGCGCAGCGGTTGATGCTGTTCGGCCTCGAGCGTGGCTGCACCAAACCCGGCTGCAGCGCCCCGGCCTATGAAACCCAGGTCCACCACGCGGTCACCGACTGGGCCGACGGCGGGCGCACCGACATCACCGAACTCACCCTGGCCTGCGGGCCCCACAACCGCTCAGTGAAACCCGGCGGCTGGCGCACCGGCAAACGCCGTGATTGGCGCACCGAATGGCTACCCCCGCCGCAGCTCGACACCGGCCAAGCCCGGGTCAACAACTACCACCACGTGTGCCACGAACGAGGATCGGAGGCTCGATGTAGGTAG
- a CDS encoding ATP-dependent DNA ligase, with translation MGQVDLPVLPPLEPMLAKAQVKVPPEAGVWSYEPKWDGFRALVFRDGDKVVLLSRSGKDLGRYFPEVIESVRDELAPRCVLDGEIVVPREFGGRTRLDWESLSQRIHPAASRIRMLSEQTPAHFIGFDALAVEDRSLLKEPFRVRREALLDAVTEKQWCHVTRTTEDPELGAQWLEEFEGAGLDGVIAKRLDGPYLPGKREMVKVKHARDADCVAMGYRIHKSGEGIGSILLGLYQGDELLMVGGAAAFTAKDRIKLLNELEPLREGDELREGDPSRWNSAADKRWVPIRPEKVCEVAYDQMEGNSGAQRFRHAVKFRRWRPDRDPRSCTFDQLDVPLNYDLYDVLES, from the coding sequence ATGGGCCAGGTGGATCTCCCCGTACTCCCGCCGCTGGAACCGATGCTCGCCAAAGCTCAGGTGAAGGTGCCCCCCGAAGCAGGGGTGTGGTCGTACGAACCGAAGTGGGACGGATTCCGGGCACTGGTGTTCCGCGACGGCGACAAGGTCGTCCTGCTGTCCCGCAGCGGTAAGGACCTCGGCCGCTACTTCCCCGAAGTCATCGAGTCGGTGCGCGACGAGTTGGCGCCGCGGTGCGTCCTCGACGGCGAGATCGTCGTCCCACGCGAGTTCGGCGGGCGGACCCGGCTCGACTGGGAGTCGCTCAGCCAGCGCATCCATCCCGCGGCGAGCCGGATCAGGATGCTCTCGGAGCAGACGCCCGCACATTTCATCGGATTCGACGCGTTGGCCGTCGAAGACCGGTCGCTGCTCAAGGAGCCGTTCCGCGTCCGTCGTGAAGCGCTCCTCGACGCGGTGACCGAGAAGCAGTGGTGCCACGTCACCCGCACCACGGAAGATCCCGAACTCGGTGCACAGTGGCTCGAGGAGTTCGAAGGCGCCGGGCTGGACGGGGTGATCGCCAAGCGGCTCGACGGCCCGTACCTGCCGGGCAAGCGCGAGATGGTCAAGGTCAAGCACGCCCGCGACGCGGACTGCGTGGCGATGGGCTACCGCATCCACAAGAGCGGCGAAGGCATCGGCTCGATCCTGCTCGGGCTGTACCAAGGCGACGAACTGCTCATGGTCGGCGGCGCTGCCGCTTTCACCGCCAAGGACCGCATCAAACTCCTCAACGAGCTGGAGCCGCTACGCGAAGGCGACGAGCTGCGCGAAGGCGATCCCAGCCGGTGGAACTCCGCCGCCGACAAGCGCTGGGTTCCGATCCGCCCCGAGAAGGTGTGCGAGGTCGCCTATGACCAGATGGAAGGCAACAGCGGAGCGCAGCGCTTCCGCCACGCGGTGAAGTTCCGGCGCTGGCGACCCGACCGCGATCCACGAAGCTGTACCTTCGACCAACTCGACGTGCCGCTGAACTACGACCTCTACGACGTTCTGGAGTCCTGA
- the ltrA gene encoding group II intron reverse transcriptase/maturase, translated as MSTLKSSAKPFEVSKWEIWRAYEKVKANKGAPGVDGVDLQAFEADLKSNLYKIWNRMASGSYFPPPVKAVEIPKPHGGGTRVLGVPTVADRIAQTVVAIRLEEQVEPIFHPDSYGYRPNRSALDAVGACRQRCWSYDWVIDLDVAKFFDSVPWDLVIKAVAAHTDQSWVLLYVKRWLAAPLQQPDGTLHQRDRGTPQGSAVSPVLANLFLHYAFDMWMRREFPSVPFERYADDAVVHCTSERQAHQVQAAIATRLESVGLRLHPDKTRIVYCQDANRRGSAEHTSFTFLGYMFRARGARNRNGVVFTSFLPAVSPDALKKMGQVLRRWKLHRRTDLSFVELARMINPVVRGWMRYYGAFYSTALNPFLGRINAYLLRWIRKKYRRYRGYRKASKAWARAVAHYPRLFAHWSQVTAPLKIKMMGAG; from the coding sequence ATGAGCACGCTGAAATCATCAGCGAAACCGTTCGAAGTTTCGAAGTGGGAAATCTGGAGGGCCTACGAGAAGGTCAAGGCGAACAAGGGTGCACCGGGAGTCGATGGTGTGGATCTGCAGGCATTCGAGGCTGATCTAAAGAGCAACCTCTACAAGATCTGGAATCGGATGGCCTCGGGGTCCTACTTTCCCCCACCGGTGAAGGCGGTGGAGATCCCCAAGCCACATGGCGGCGGGACCAGGGTGCTAGGAGTGCCCACGGTCGCGGACAGGATCGCCCAGACGGTGGTGGCCATACGGCTGGAAGAGCAGGTCGAACCGATCTTTCATCCAGACTCCTACGGCTATCGACCGAACCGGTCGGCCCTCGACGCGGTTGGGGCCTGTCGGCAACGCTGTTGGAGCTACGACTGGGTCATCGATCTGGACGTGGCGAAGTTCTTCGACAGTGTGCCCTGGGATCTGGTCATCAAAGCAGTGGCCGCACACACCGACCAATCATGGGTGCTGCTGTATGTGAAGCGGTGGCTTGCCGCACCACTGCAGCAGCCCGATGGCACCCTGCACCAGCGAGATCGTGGCACCCCGCAAGGGTCGGCGGTTTCCCCGGTGTTGGCGAACCTGTTTCTGCACTACGCGTTCGATATGTGGATGCGTCGGGAATTTCCGTCGGTCCCGTTCGAGCGGTATGCCGATGACGCGGTCGTGCACTGCACCAGTGAGCGGCAAGCTCACCAGGTGCAGGCGGCGATCGCAACCAGGCTGGAATCTGTCGGGCTGCGCCTGCATCCGGACAAGACCCGGATCGTGTACTGCCAGGACGCCAACCGGCGCGGCTCTGCTGAGCACACGTCGTTTACGTTTCTGGGTTACATGTTTCGCGCTCGCGGGGCACGCAATCGAAACGGAGTGGTATTCACCTCGTTTCTTCCTGCGGTCAGCCCCGACGCCTTGAAGAAGATGGGGCAGGTGCTGCGCCGATGGAAGTTGCACCGTCGCACCGATCTGTCCTTCGTTGAGTTGGCTCGGATGATCAATCCGGTCGTCCGGGGGTGGATGCGCTACTACGGAGCCTTTTACTCCACAGCGCTAAACCCCTTCCTTGGGCGCATCAACGCCTACCTGCTGCGCTGGATCCGCAAGAAATATCGACGTTACCGCGGCTACCGGAAGGCCAGTAAAGCCTGGGCCCGTGCTGTTGCACACTATCCTCGGCTGTTCGCCCACTGGAGCCAGGTCACGGCCCCGCTGAAGATCAAGATGATGGGAGCCGGGTGA
- a CDS encoding maleate cis-trans isomerase family protein encodes MRIGELVPPPPLQQVGIGVVTPYDFALDRELWRWVPDDVSLYVTRLRYAPLPVTVDMAVHVSDPEQVIAGAANVLAVSPLVTAYACTAGSFVKGLAGEAALVAAMRAAGAPAAVTTSGSMLEALRHLGVGRVATVTPYTTDLTIGLTSYLMEAGIEVVATSGLGLTSQIWSVPYARTAEMIRATDVADAEAIVVSCTNLPTYDLIADLEADLQKPVVTANQVTMWAALRVAGRKAVGPGQRLLAA; translated from the coding sequence ATGAGGATCGGGGAACTGGTGCCACCCCCACCATTGCAGCAGGTAGGCATAGGCGTAGTGACGCCGTACGACTTCGCGCTCGACCGCGAACTCTGGCGCTGGGTGCCCGACGACGTCAGCCTGTACGTCACCCGGCTGCGGTATGCCCCGCTGCCGGTGACCGTCGACATGGCGGTGCACGTTTCCGATCCCGAGCAGGTGATCGCCGGTGCCGCCAACGTGCTGGCGGTGTCCCCGCTCGTCACCGCGTACGCGTGCACCGCGGGCAGCTTCGTCAAAGGGCTCGCCGGAGAGGCGGCGCTGGTCGCGGCGATGCGGGCGGCCGGCGCACCGGCCGCGGTGACCACCAGCGGCTCGATGCTCGAGGCGCTGCGGCACCTCGGCGTCGGCCGGGTCGCGACCGTCACGCCGTACACGACGGATCTGACGATCGGTCTGACGAGTTATCTGATGGAGGCGGGCATCGAAGTCGTCGCGACCTCGGGGCTGGGCCTCACCTCGCAGATCTGGTCGGTGCCGTATGCCCGCACGGCCGAGATGATCCGCGCCACGGACGTCGCCGACGCCGAAGCCATCGTCGTCAGCTGCACGAACCTGCCCACCTACGACCTGATCGCCGACCTGGAGGCCGATCTGCAGAAGCCCGTCGTCACCGCGAACCAGGTGACGATGTGGGCGGCCCTGCGCGTCGCCGGGCGCAAGGCCGTCGGACCGGGACAACGCCTGCTGGCTGCGTAG
- a CDS encoding ATP-dependent DNA ligase — MRLPVMPPVSPMLAKSVAAIPPDASYEPKWDGFRSICFRDGDEVEFGSRNERPLTRYFPELVEAAKAELPQRCVIDGEIVIATRTGLDFDALQLRVHPAASRVQMLATQTPASFIAFDLLALDDTDYTARPFSERRTALEDALTTNAKKFHLTPTTTDLSTAQRWFDEFEGAGLDGVIAKALDLTYQPDKRVMFKIKHQRTADCVVAGYRLHKSGDDAIGSLLLGLYKEDGSLASVGVIGAFPMARRRELFVEMQPLITPFDAHPWNWAAHVDPDVVRRYGGGSRWNAGKDLSFVPLRPERVVEARYDHMEGERFRHTAQFNRWRPDRDPHSCTFEQLEQPVTFELNDIVPGLGG, encoded by the coding sequence ATGCGTCTGCCCGTCATGCCGCCGGTTTCCCCGATGCTGGCGAAATCGGTGGCCGCCATCCCTCCGGACGCGTCCTATGAACCGAAGTGGGATGGCTTCCGGTCGATCTGCTTCCGCGACGGCGACGAGGTGGAGTTCGGGAGTCGCAACGAGCGCCCGCTGACGCGCTACTTCCCCGAACTCGTCGAGGCCGCGAAAGCCGAACTACCGCAACGGTGCGTCATCGACGGCGAGATCGTCATCGCCACTCGAACCGGACTCGACTTCGATGCGCTGCAACTTCGCGTCCATCCCGCCGCATCCCGGGTGCAGATGCTGGCTACCCAGACGCCGGCGTCGTTCATCGCGTTCGACCTGCTCGCGCTCGACGACACCGATTACACCGCAAGGCCTTTCAGCGAGCGAAGGACCGCCCTCGAAGACGCACTCACCACCAACGCGAAGAAATTCCACCTCACCCCCACCACCACGGATCTGAGCACCGCCCAGCGCTGGTTCGACGAGTTCGAGGGCGCAGGCCTCGACGGCGTCATCGCCAAGGCCCTCGACCTGACCTACCAGCCGGACAAGCGGGTGATGTTCAAGATCAAGCACCAGCGCACCGCGGACTGCGTCGTCGCCGGGTACCGCCTGCACAAATCGGGCGACGATGCGATCGGATCCCTGTTGCTCGGACTCTACAAAGAGGACGGCAGCCTGGCGTCGGTCGGGGTGATCGGCGCCTTTCCGATGGCCAGACGACGTGAACTCTTCGTCGAAATGCAGCCCCTCATAACACCTTTCGACGCGCACCCGTGGAACTGGGCCGCGCACGTCGACCCGGACGTGGTCCGACGCTACGGCGGCGGTTCACGCTGGAACGCCGGCAAGGACCTGTCATTCGTGCCGCTTCGCCCCGAACGCGTCGTCGAGGCCCGCTACGACCACATGGAGGGCGAGCGGTTCCGCCACACCGCGCAGTTCAACCGGTGGCGTCCCGACCGCGACCCGCACTCATGCACTTTCGAACAACTCGAACAACCCGTGACGTTCGAACTGAACGACATCGTCCCCGGACTCGGCGGCTAG
- a CDS encoding prenyltransferase/squalene oxidase repeat-containing protein: MLSESVIAWLLDSDPALRWQVQRDILGEPQEVWQATRARTATEGFGARLLALQDPDGQWAGGAFFPADFDFETISDVGQPWTATTWSLNALREWGVDADVLRERRTPELLAAHCRWEYDDLPYWDGEVDCCINAWTLANGLWLGVDVTVIKDWFLEHQLADGGWNCEWVEGSIRSSFHSTLNALKGLLAYEAATGDTDATRAARRAGEDYLLQRSLFRRLTTSEPVGPWVFNFTYPWRWCYSLLNAVDYFRTAGPPDPRMAEAIELIRAARQPDGTVLQGRPHSGRVWFDVDVPEGKPSKWLTLSAARVLAWWDDRFPQTGDPGVVGV; encoded by the coding sequence ATGCTCTCGGAGTCTGTGATCGCCTGGCTGCTCGACTCCGACCCTGCGCTGCGGTGGCAAGTCCAGCGCGACATTCTCGGTGAGCCGCAGGAAGTCTGGCAGGCGACGCGGGCGCGTACCGCGACGGAGGGCTTCGGTGCACGCCTGCTGGCACTGCAGGATCCCGACGGGCAGTGGGCAGGCGGCGCGTTCTTCCCCGCCGACTTCGACTTCGAGACCATCAGCGACGTCGGCCAGCCCTGGACCGCGACAACCTGGTCGCTGAATGCGTTGCGGGAGTGGGGAGTCGACGCCGATGTGCTCCGTGAACGCCGCACACCGGAGCTGCTCGCCGCGCACTGCCGGTGGGAATACGACGACCTGCCCTACTGGGACGGTGAGGTCGACTGCTGCATCAACGCCTGGACACTCGCCAACGGGCTCTGGCTCGGCGTCGACGTCACCGTCATCAAGGATTGGTTTCTCGAGCACCAACTGGCCGACGGCGGTTGGAACTGCGAGTGGGTCGAAGGCTCGATCCGTTCGTCATTTCATTCGACGCTGAACGCGCTGAAGGGCCTGCTGGCCTACGAAGCCGCCACCGGTGACACCGATGCGACCCGCGCCGCCCGCCGCGCCGGCGAAGACTACCTGTTGCAGCGCAGTCTGTTTCGGCGCTTGACGACCTCAGAGCCGGTCGGGCCGTGGGTGTTCAACTTCACCTATCCCTGGCGCTGGTGCTATAGCCTGCTCAACGCGGTGGACTACTTCCGCACGGCCGGTCCCCCTGACCCGCGGATGGCCGAGGCCATCGAGCTGATCCGCGCCGCTCGCCAACCAGACGGGACGGTGCTGCAGGGGCGTCCCCACAGCGGCCGGGTCTGGTTCGACGTCGACGTCCCCGAGGGCAAGCCGTCGAAGTGGCTGACGTTGTCGGCGGCCCGGGTGCTGGCATGGTGGGACGACAGATTTCCCCAGACGGGTGACCCCGGCGTCGTCGGCGTGTGA
- a CDS encoding D-2-hydroxyacid dehydrogenase, giving the protein MTSSPQVRAGSSRPVIAVLCERATDRPPTLQGLDVEFRYCTAENLAAAVRGARALLLWDFFSTALRDVWDEADGLEWIHVTAAGVDTLLFDALRDSDVVVTNARGVFDRPLAEYVLGAVLAHAKDSRTSFALQREHRWQHRETRGIAGARALVVGTGGIGREIARLLRATGMQVRGAGRVARSDDPDFGDVVASADLADHVGWCDHLVLAAPLTSATRGLVNEVVLAAMKPDAHLVNIGRGPLVDESALLSALCDNRIGGATLDVFDTEPLPPGHPLWDAPNVTITAHMGGDVVGWRETLAEQFADNARRWLAGQPLRNVVDKKLGYVPGDVR; this is encoded by the coding sequence ATGACGTCGTCTCCGCAGGTCAGGGCGGGTTCCTCTCGGCCAGTCATCGCCGTCCTGTGCGAACGCGCGACGGATCGCCCGCCCACGCTGCAGGGGCTCGACGTCGAGTTCCGGTACTGCACAGCCGAGAACCTCGCAGCGGCCGTCCGCGGCGCCCGCGCGTTGTTGCTCTGGGACTTCTTCTCCACCGCGCTGCGCGATGTGTGGGACGAGGCCGACGGGCTGGAGTGGATCCACGTCACCGCGGCGGGTGTCGACACGCTTCTCTTCGACGCATTGCGCGACTCCGACGTCGTGGTCACCAACGCCCGCGGTGTATTCGACCGCCCGCTCGCCGAATACGTGCTCGGAGCGGTGCTCGCCCACGCCAAGGACAGCCGCACCAGTTTCGCGTTGCAGCGCGAGCACCGATGGCAACACCGCGAGACCCGCGGAATCGCGGGCGCACGCGCGCTCGTCGTCGGCACCGGCGGCATCGGCCGCGAGATCGCGCGGCTGCTGCGGGCCACGGGTATGCAGGTGCGCGGGGCGGGGCGCGTGGCGAGGTCGGACGACCCCGACTTCGGCGACGTGGTGGCCAGCGCGGACCTGGCCGACCACGTCGGCTGGTGCGATCACCTGGTGCTCGCCGCGCCGTTGACGTCCGCGACGCGCGGCCTGGTCAACGAGGTGGTGTTGGCCGCGATGAAGCCCGACGCCCACCTGGTCAACATCGGCCGCGGTCCGCTGGTGGACGAGTCGGCGTTGCTTTCGGCATTGTGCGACAACCGGATTGGTGGCGCGACGCTCGACGTGTTCGACACCGAGCCGCTGCCGCCCGGCCATCCGCTGTGGGACGCTCCCAACGTGACGATCACCGCGCACATGGGCGGCGACGTGGTGGGCTGGCGTGAGACGCTGGCCGAGCAGTTCGCCGACAACGCGCGGCGCTGGCTGGCCGGGCAGCCGCTGCGCAACGTGGTGGACAAGAAACTCGGGTACGTGCCGGGGGACGTGCGATGA
- a CDS encoding DUF3830 family protein → MSRLITVSLDKRGVSCTARMLDDAAPRTCAAVWDALPLSAPVFHGKYARNEIYTLLPEFAPADPGRENTTVTPIPGDLCWFSFDSDQLGNPAYGYENSTGTGTTGAIVDLALFYGRNNLLINGDQGWVPGNVFGAVIEGLDEMAEACQDLWMGGVRGETLSFQRAT, encoded by the coding sequence ATGAGCAGGCTGATCACCGTGTCCCTGGACAAGCGCGGCGTCAGCTGCACCGCGCGCATGCTGGACGACGCGGCACCGCGTACCTGCGCGGCGGTATGGGACGCGCTGCCCTTGTCGGCACCGGTGTTTCACGGCAAGTATGCGCGCAACGAGATCTACACGCTGCTACCGGAATTCGCGCCGGCGGACCCCGGCCGGGAGAACACCACGGTGACGCCGATCCCGGGTGACCTGTGCTGGTTCTCGTTCGACTCGGACCAGCTCGGCAACCCGGCCTACGGCTACGAGAACAGCACGGGAACCGGTACCACCGGGGCGATCGTCGATCTGGCACTGTTCTACGGCCGCAACAACCTTCTGATCAACGGCGACCAGGGTTGGGTGCCGGGCAATGTGTTCGGTGCCGTCATCGAGGGCCTCGACGAGATGGCCGAAGCCTGCCAGGACTTGTGGATGGGCGGAGTCCGCGGGGAGACGCTGAGCTTCCAGCGCGCCACATGA